A genomic window from Agrobacterium larrymoorei includes:
- a CDS encoding SURF1 family protein — translation MPVKAKSIMADSGALKPSHRRLWFAGPLVLLLLVILLSLGTWQMKRLYWKEALLSEIELRVHSAPVELGEIETIAASGGDIEYRTVRLSGVFDHAKERHFFATHQGQTGYYVYTPLKLDDGREIFVNRGFVPYEMKEPAKREQGQVTGRVTIEGLARAQLASKPSIMLPDNDVGKNIFYWKDIRAMAKSAGVPTDTLVPFFVDANAAPNPGGWPKGGVTLIDLPNNHLQYAITWYGLAAALVFVAGFAYVRDMKGPKK, via the coding sequence ATGCCAGTGAAGGCAAAATCGATCATGGCTGATTCTGGCGCTCTCAAGCCATCCCACCGGCGCTTATGGTTTGCCGGTCCGCTGGTGCTTCTCTTGCTGGTAATTCTTCTGTCGCTCGGAACGTGGCAGATGAAGCGGCTTTACTGGAAGGAAGCCTTGCTAAGTGAGATTGAGCTTCGCGTTCACTCGGCGCCCGTCGAACTCGGTGAGATTGAGACGATCGCTGCCTCCGGCGGGGATATCGAGTATCGCACCGTTCGCCTTTCCGGTGTTTTCGATCACGCCAAGGAACGGCACTTCTTCGCTACCCACCAAGGCCAGACGGGTTACTATGTCTATACGCCGCTAAAGCTGGATGATGGCCGAGAGATCTTCGTCAACCGTGGCTTTGTGCCTTACGAAATGAAAGAGCCCGCCAAGCGTGAGCAAGGTCAGGTTACCGGTCGTGTTACCATTGAAGGCTTGGCGCGGGCGCAGCTTGCATCCAAGCCGTCGATCATGCTGCCGGACAATGACGTGGGTAAGAATATCTTCTATTGGAAAGACATCCGCGCCATGGCGAAAAGCGCAGGCGTTCCGACAGACACGCTCGTGCCGTTTTTCGTCGATGCCAATGCGGCGCCCAATCCAGGTGGCTGGCCGAAGGGTGGCGTAACGCTGATCGACCTGCCCAATAATCACCTGCAATATGCGATTACATGGTACGGTCTTGCCGCCGCCCTTGTCTTCGTGGCCGGTTTTGCCTATGTGCGGGACATGAAGGGTCCGAAGAAGTAA
- the ispH gene encoding 4-hydroxy-3-methylbut-2-enyl diphosphate reductase, translating to MNMAVSKPPLTIRLCGPRGFCAGVDRAIQIVVLALKAYGAPVYVRHEIVHNRYVVEGLEAKGAIFVEELNEIPAEHRQQPVVFSAHGVPKSVPEDAQARNLFYLDATCPLVSKVHKQAMRHQRLGRHVILIGHAGHPEVIGTMGQLPEGTVSLIETVEDAALYQPLDAENLGFVTQTTLSVDDTAGVIAKLQERFPAMQAPAADSICYATTNRQDAVKQAAPGCDLFIVVGAPNSSNSKRLVEVALRAGAKRSVLVQRAGEIDWSDIGDVRTVGLSAGASAPEVIVDEIIQSFKERFDTTLDLAVTVEETEHFLVNRELRNIELTTQDMAFVNGSAIDALPPKAVLNG from the coding sequence ATGAACATGGCCGTTTCCAAGCCGCCTCTTACCATCAGGCTGTGTGGCCCGCGCGGTTTCTGCGCCGGTGTCGATCGCGCGATCCAGATCGTGGTGCTGGCGCTGAAAGCCTATGGCGCACCCGTCTATGTGCGCCACGAGATCGTCCACAACCGTTACGTGGTCGAGGGGCTTGAGGCGAAAGGCGCGATCTTCGTCGAGGAACTGAACGAGATTCCTGCCGAGCATCGCCAGCAGCCGGTCGTTTTCTCCGCCCATGGCGTGCCGAAATCCGTGCCGGAAGACGCGCAGGCGCGTAACCTCTTCTATCTCGATGCCACATGCCCGCTCGTCTCCAAGGTGCACAAGCAGGCCATGCGCCACCAGCGGCTCGGTCGTCACGTCATCCTCATCGGCCATGCCGGCCATCCCGAAGTCATTGGCACCATGGGGCAATTGCCCGAAGGCACAGTGTCACTGATCGAGACGGTGGAAGATGCAGCGCTTTATCAGCCGCTCGATGCCGAAAACCTCGGCTTTGTGACGCAGACGACGCTCTCCGTCGATGATACGGCGGGCGTCATCGCCAAGCTGCAGGAGCGGTTCCCGGCCATGCAGGCACCAGCGGCCGATAGCATCTGCTATGCCACGACCAACCGGCAGGATGCGGTGAAGCAGGCGGCGCCCGGCTGTGACCTCTTCATCGTCGTCGGTGCGCCGAACTCGTCCAATTCCAAGCGTCTGGTTGAAGTAGCCTTGCGCGCCGGCGCCAAGCGTTCCGTGCTGGTCCAGCGTGCCGGTGAGATCGACTGGAGCGACATCGGCGACGTTCGCACGGTCGGCCTGTCGGCAGGCGCCTCCGCGCCGGAAGTCATTGTCGACGAGATCATCCAGTCTTTTAAAGAACGCTTCGACACGACGCTCGACCTGGCCGTGACGGTGGAAGAGACCGAGCATTTTCTGGTGAATCGCGAGTTGCGCAATATTGAACTCACCACGCAAGACATGGCATTCGTCAATGGCAGCGCGATCGATGCGCTTCCGCCAAAGGCCGTGCTGAACGGCTGA
- a CDS encoding homoserine kinase: protein MAVYTDITEDELRQFLGQYDVGELTSYKGIAEGVENSNFLLHTTKDPLILTLYEKRVEKSDLPFFLGLMQHLADRGLSCPLPLPRKDGELLGELSGRPAALISFLEGMWLRKPEAKHCREVGKALAAMHLAGEGFEIKRPNALSLEGWKVLWDKSEARADEVESGLKEEIDPEIAFLAAHWPKDLPSGVIHADLFQDNVFFLGDELSGLIDFYFACNDLLAYDVSICLNAWCFEKDGSYNVTKGKALLEGYQSVRPMSETELDAMPILARGSALRFFLTRLYDWLTTPAGALVVKKDPLEYLRKLRFHRSIGNVAEYGLVEE from the coding sequence TTGGCAGTTTACACGGACATCACCGAAGATGAGCTGAGACAGTTTCTCGGCCAATACGACGTCGGCGAATTGACCTCCTATAAGGGCATTGCCGAAGGTGTCGAAAACTCCAATTTCCTGCTGCACACGACAAAAGATCCGCTCATCCTGACCCTCTACGAGAAGCGGGTGGAAAAATCGGACCTGCCGTTTTTCCTCGGGCTGATGCAGCATCTGGCCGATAGAGGCCTTTCCTGCCCGCTGCCTTTGCCGAGAAAAGACGGCGAGCTACTTGGCGAGTTATCTGGCCGTCCCGCTGCGCTGATTTCCTTCCTCGAAGGCATGTGGCTGAGGAAGCCGGAGGCGAAGCATTGCCGCGAAGTCGGCAAGGCACTGGCGGCGATGCATCTGGCGGGCGAAGGCTTCGAGATCAAACGGCCAAACGCTCTTTCGCTGGAAGGCTGGAAAGTACTGTGGGACAAGTCTGAGGCGCGCGCCGACGAAGTCGAAAGCGGGTTGAAGGAAGAGATCGATCCCGAAATCGCCTTCCTCGCAGCCCATTGGCCGAAGGATTTGCCGTCGGGCGTTATCCATGCCGATCTCTTTCAGGACAATGTCTTCTTCCTGGGTGATGAGCTTTCCGGCCTGATCGACTTCTATTTCGCCTGTAACGATCTTCTCGCTTATGACGTCTCGATCTGCCTCAATGCCTGGTGCTTCGAGAAGGATGGCTCTTATAACGTCACCAAGGGCAAAGCGCTGCTTGAAGGCTATCAATCGGTTCGTCCGATGAGTGAAACCGAACTGGATGCCATGCCGATCCTGGCGCGTGGATCCGCGCTGCGCTTCTTCCTGACCCGCCTCTATGACTGGCTGACGACGCCGGCGGGCGCTCTGGTGGTCAAGAAGGATCCGCTCGAATATCTGCGCAAGCTGCGCTTCCACCGCTCCATCGGCAACGTGGCCGAATATGGTTTGGTGGAAGAATGA
- the rnhA gene encoding ribonuclease HI, which yields MKHVDIFTDGACSGNPGPGGWGAVLRYGEVEKELNGGEAETTNNRMELMAAIEALNALKAPCEVDLYTDSAYVKDGITKWIFGWKKKGWKTADNKPVKNVELWQALETARERHKVTLHWVKGHAGHPENERADELARKGMEPFKRRS from the coding sequence ATGAAGCACGTCGACATTTTCACCGATGGCGCCTGTTCCGGTAATCCCGGACCAGGCGGGTGGGGCGCCGTTCTTCGCTATGGCGAGGTCGAGAAGGAACTGAACGGTGGCGAGGCCGAGACCACCAACAACCGCATGGAACTGATGGCGGCCATTGAAGCGCTGAACGCACTGAAGGCTCCTTGCGAGGTCGATCTCTATACCGATAGCGCCTACGTCAAGGACGGCATCACCAAGTGGATTTTTGGCTGGAAGAAAAAGGGCTGGAAGACCGCCGACAATAAACCTGTCAAGAATGTCGAACTCTGGCAGGCGCTGGAAACGGCGCGCGAGCGACACAAGGTCACGCTGCACTGGGTCAAGGGTCATGCCGGACATCCGGAAAACGAGCGCGCCGATGAATTGGCGCGAAAAGGCATGGAACCGTTCAAACGGCGGTCATGA
- a CDS encoding Dabb family protein, with the protein MLHCVFLRFKSATTTAEKQAIYEAITALKDVIPGISDIKCGQNVSSEGLNGGFLDGFIVTFESTEARDDYLVHPEHVEVGERLAGLTDGGLAGILVFDMAV; encoded by the coding sequence ATACTTCACTGCGTATTCCTGCGGTTTAAATCCGCAACCACCACCGCCGAAAAGCAGGCGATCTATGAAGCGATCACAGCGCTGAAAGATGTCATTCCTGGCATTTCCGACATCAAGTGCGGTCAGAACGTATCGTCGGAAGGCTTGAATGGTGGATTTCTGGATGGCTTCATCGTCACCTTCGAGAGCACCGAGGCGCGCGACGACTATCTCGTCCATCCGGAACACGTCGAGGTTGGCGAACGTCTGGCTGGCCTGACAGATGGCGGCCTGGCCGGCATCCTCGTTTTCGACATGGCTGTTTGA
- a CDS encoding metal ABC transporter substrate-binding protein, with protein MSPRLFLLSTALPITMAFANAASAGEVKAVASFTVLADVVKQVGGKHVTVTSLVKPDGDPHEFEPSPADAKSLKAADVVFVSGLGLEGWMDRLISASGYKGTPVDVSQGIKTREMDEDGKTVTDPHVWNSPVNVKVWVKNIETTLAAADPEDKDDFKANAAAYIQKLDDMDRYAHQKFDPIPQDRRKILTSHDAFGYFGREYNVTFLSPLGVSTETEASAGDVAKLIEQIKAEHVKTYFFENSNDPRLVKQVAKATGAAPGGELYVESLSKAKGPAPTYEKMFRYNVDKISDAINKSS; from the coding sequence ATGTCACCACGCCTTTTTCTTCTCTCGACCGCGCTTCCCATCACCATGGCCTTTGCCAATGCCGCCTCGGCTGGAGAGGTGAAAGCCGTCGCCTCCTTTACCGTGCTTGCCGATGTGGTGAAGCAGGTGGGCGGAAAGCACGTAACCGTCACCAGCCTGGTGAAGCCGGATGGCGATCCCCATGAGTTCGAACCCTCACCTGCGGATGCAAAAAGCCTGAAAGCGGCAGACGTCGTCTTCGTGAGCGGGCTTGGTTTGGAAGGATGGATGGACCGGCTGATCTCCGCGTCGGGCTACAAGGGAACACCTGTCGATGTATCCCAAGGCATCAAGACGCGCGAAATGGACGAGGACGGCAAGACCGTCACCGATCCGCATGTCTGGAACAGCCCGGTCAACGTCAAGGTGTGGGTGAAGAATATCGAGACGACGCTGGCCGCTGCCGATCCGGAGGACAAGGACGACTTCAAGGCGAATGCCGCCGCCTACATCCAGAAGCTTGACGACATGGATCGTTACGCGCACCAGAAGTTCGATCCCATCCCGCAGGATCGCCGCAAGATTCTCACAAGCCACGATGCCTTTGGTTACTTCGGTCGCGAATATAACGTCACCTTCCTGTCGCCGCTCGGTGTCTCAACGGAAACGGAAGCCTCAGCCGGCGACGTGGCAAAGCTGATCGAGCAGATCAAGGCCGAGCACGTGAAAACCTATTTCTTTGAAAATTCCAATGACCCGAGACTGGTGAAGCAGGTGGCAAAGGCGACGGGTGCTGCGCCCGGCGGCGAACTTTATGTCGAGTCGCTATCCAAGGCGAAGGGCCCTGCCCCGACCTATGAGAAGATGTTCCGCTACAACGTCGACAAGATCTCGGACGCCATCAACAAGTCCAGTTGA
- a CDS encoding metal ABC transporter permease: MTAYDLFIAPFHDYGFMRRALVACLCLSLGASPIGVLLALRRMSLMGDALSHAILPGAAIGYLVAGSLSLTAMGLGGLVAGLSVALLSGIVSRVTPLQEDASFASFYLASLALGVLIVSLHGSNVDLLHVLFGTILAIDAPALYQIGAITSLTLVVMAFIYRPLVTECFDPGFLRAVGGRGPIYHVAFLLLVVINLVASFQALGTLMAVGLMMLPAAIAQLWARSLPAMLAIASGSAAASGYLGLVASYHLETASGPTIIIAATCLYGLSILIAPAGLGSRLFTRPHLKG, translated from the coding sequence ATGACGGCCTATGACCTTTTCATTGCGCCGTTTCACGATTACGGCTTCATGCGGCGTGCGCTGGTCGCCTGCCTTTGCCTCTCTCTCGGCGCAAGCCCCATCGGCGTGCTGCTTGCCCTGCGGCGGATGAGCCTGATGGGCGATGCGCTGAGCCACGCCATCTTGCCGGGCGCGGCGATCGGCTATCTGGTGGCCGGCTCGCTGTCCTTGACGGCCATGGGGCTCGGTGGCCTCGTGGCGGGGCTCTCCGTGGCACTTCTTTCCGGTATTGTCAGCCGCGTAACGCCGCTTCAGGAAGATGCGAGTTTTGCGAGTTTCTATCTGGCGTCGCTCGCGCTTGGCGTTCTGATCGTCTCGCTGCACGGCTCGAATGTCGATCTGCTGCATGTGCTGTTCGGCACGATCCTAGCTATCGACGCACCGGCGCTTTATCAGATCGGCGCCATTACTTCGCTGACACTGGTGGTGATGGCCTTCATCTATCGCCCACTCGTGACCGAGTGTTTCGATCCGGGCTTCCTGCGCGCCGTTGGCGGCCGCGGGCCGATCTATCACGTGGCATTCCTGCTGCTGGTCGTCATCAATCTGGTCGCAAGTTTCCAGGCGCTTGGAACGCTGATGGCCGTTGGCCTGATGATGCTGCCAGCGGCCATCGCCCAGCTTTGGGCACGCAGCCTGCCCGCCATGCTGGCGATTGCCAGCGGCAGTGCTGCGGCCTCCGGCTATCTCGGCCTCGTCGCCTCCTATCACTTAGAGACGGCATCTGGCCCCACCATCATCATCGCGGCCACCTGTCTCTACGGGCTCTCGATTCTGATTGCGCCCGCAGGCCTTGGTTCCCGCCTTTTCACCCGCCCTCATCTGAAGGGCTAA
- a CDS encoding metal ABC transporter ATP-binding protein, producing the protein MTEPSILRIENLTVAYERHPAVHHVSGAFHAGSLTAIAGPNGAGKSTLLKSIIGELRPSEGQIIHSLRRTDFGYLPQAADINRRFPISVLDTVLLGAWKIAGAFGRLTNEQLNAGGRALSAVGLEGFEKRPIGSLSAGQFQRVLFARLLVQDAKVILLDEPFTAIDARTTRDLLDIVARWHGEGRTVIAVLHDFDQVRAHFPQTLLIARELVGWGATADVMSPANLLRARAMAERWDENSDICEPAA; encoded by the coding sequence ATGACAGAGCCATCCATCCTTCGCATCGAAAACCTGACTGTTGCCTATGAGCGACATCCGGCGGTGCATCATGTGTCTGGTGCGTTTCATGCCGGGAGCCTGACGGCCATTGCCGGACCCAATGGCGCGGGCAAATCCACGTTGCTCAAATCCATCATCGGAGAGTTGCGGCCATCGGAAGGCCAGATCATCCACTCCTTGAGGCGAACAGACTTCGGCTATCTTCCACAAGCGGCAGATATCAACCGGCGCTTTCCGATCTCTGTGCTCGATACCGTGCTGCTCGGGGCCTGGAAGATCGCGGGCGCATTTGGACGTCTCACGAATGAGCAGTTGAACGCAGGTGGTCGCGCATTGTCGGCCGTCGGTCTTGAGGGTTTCGAGAAGCGGCCTATTGGCTCGCTGTCAGCCGGGCAGTTCCAGCGTGTGCTTTTTGCGCGGCTTCTAGTGCAGGATGCCAAGGTTATTCTGCTCGATGAGCCTTTTACAGCCATCGATGCCAGAACAACGCGCGACCTGCTCGACATCGTTGCCCGTTGGCATGGCGAGGGACGCACCGTGATCGCCGTGCTGCACGATTTCGATCAGGTGCGAGCGCATTTCCCCCAGACATTGTTGATCGCCCGCGAGCTCGTCGGCTGGGGCGCAACAGCCGATGTGATGTCGCCTGCCAACCTCCTGCGCGCCCGCGCCATGGCGGAGCGCTGGGATGAGAATAGCGACATTTGCGAGCCAGCGGCATGA
- a CDS encoding peroxiredoxin: MTIKIGDKLPSATFKEKTPDGPVETTTDELFSGKKVVVFAVPGAFTPTCSLNHLPGYLENRDAILARGVDDIAVVAVNDWHVMGAWAQSSGGQGKIHFLADWDASFTKALGLDADLSAGGLGVRSKRYSMLVEDGVVKSLNIEDNPGQATVSSAATMIEQL; the protein is encoded by the coding sequence ATGACCATCAAGATCGGCGACAAGCTGCCTTCCGCCACATTCAAGGAAAAGACCCCGGACGGCCCTGTCGAAACCACGACCGACGAGCTTTTCAGCGGCAAGAAGGTTGTCGTCTTTGCCGTTCCCGGCGCATTCACGCCAACCTGCTCTTTGAACCATCTGCCCGGCTATCTGGAAAATCGTGACGCCATCCTTGCACGCGGCGTGGACGATATCGCCGTCGTCGCCGTCAATGACTGGCACGTCATGGGTGCATGGGCGCAGTCCAGCGGCGGCCAGGGCAAGATCCACTTCCTGGCAGACTGGGACGCATCCTTTACCAAGGCGCTTGGCCTTGATGCAGACCTTTCCGCTGGCGGTCTCGGCGTGCGCTCCAAGCGCTATTCCATGCTAGTGGAAGATGGCGTGGTCAAGTCCTTGAACATCGAAGACAATCCCGGCCAGGCTACTGTTTCCTCCGCCGCCACGATGATCGAACAGCTCTGA
- a CDS encoding protein-disulfide reductase DsbD domain-containing protein: MTLSFFSSLRTFLIASIALLSTLAVGDTAKADTTEWATSEGGRMRIVSLAPDSSGKIEAVLQIDLKPGWITYWREPGEAGIPPQLKPDAASGVTLSSMSFPVPKLIKNDDITDIGYDQPVNFPITLQSGAGHEADAAKLTAFIGVCLNICIPFEASFDIDRKAEATEEEVAFIQSSKANLPEAPSDDFKVVNFHITPDKTLLGVELYLPEGAPKEADIYVAGPSGYAYFEPQNLVRDKRKLSFYMNIKGLPKSYNPKGQSWHILVKSGARAMEAPLNFPAQ, from the coding sequence ATGACCCTTTCGTTCTTCTCCTCCCTTCGCACTTTTCTCATCGCTTCTATTGCGCTCTTATCCACGCTTGCCGTTGGAGACACTGCCAAGGCCGATACGACCGAATGGGCAACGAGCGAAGGTGGGCGCATGCGCATCGTCAGCTTGGCCCCCGATAGCAGCGGGAAAATCGAGGCGGTGCTTCAGATCGATCTCAAGCCCGGCTGGATCACTTACTGGCGTGAACCGGGCGAAGCTGGCATTCCTCCGCAGTTGAAGCCAGACGCGGCAAGCGGTGTGACGCTGTCCTCCATGTCGTTTCCCGTGCCGAAGCTGATAAAGAACGATGACATCACGGATATCGGCTACGACCAGCCTGTGAACTTCCCGATCACACTGCAATCTGGTGCTGGGCACGAAGCCGACGCGGCCAAGCTGACGGCCTTTATCGGTGTCTGCCTCAACATCTGCATTCCTTTCGAAGCCAGCTTCGACATCGACAGGAAGGCAGAAGCCACGGAAGAAGAGGTCGCTTTCATCCAGTCGAGCAAGGCAAATCTTCCAGAGGCACCATCGGATGATTTCAAGGTAGTCAACTTCCACATCACCCCGGACAAGACCCTGCTCGGTGTGGAGTTGTATTTGCCCGAGGGAGCGCCGAAGGAGGCCGATATCTACGTCGCCGGCCCATCGGGATATGCCTATTTCGAGCCGCAAAACCTTGTGCGCGACAAGCGCAAGCTTTCCTTCTACATGAACATCAAGGGTCTGCCGAAGAGCTACAATCCAAAGGGGCAGAGCTGGCACATTCTGGTCAAATCCGGAGCGCGCGCCATGGAAGCGCCGCTGAATTTCCCCGCTCAGTAA
- a CDS encoding YqgE/AlgH family protein, whose translation MAFSTLMDKKERGFLDGQFLIAMPGLANSAFERSVIYICAHSQAGAMGFIINRGQQITFTDVLLHLKIMDSNDAIMLPNRTREFPIQFGGPVETGRGFVLHSDDYSSESSIPVSDDISLTATLDIVRAISNGRMPQRATMLLGYAGWAPGQLENEIANNGWLNCPASEELIFDRSLDDKYERALALMGVDPRMLSAEAGHA comes from the coding sequence TTGGCTTTTTCGACCCTCATGGACAAGAAGGAACGAGGCTTTCTGGATGGTCAGTTTCTGATCGCCATGCCGGGGCTCGCCAACAGCGCCTTCGAGCGCTCCGTCATTTACATCTGCGCGCATTCGCAGGCCGGGGCCATGGGATTCATCATCAATCGCGGGCAGCAGATCACTTTCACCGACGTTCTGCTGCACCTCAAGATCATGGACAGCAACGATGCCATCATGCTGCCCAACCGCACGCGCGAGTTTCCCATTCAGTTTGGCGGGCCGGTGGAGACGGGTAGGGGCTTTGTGCTGCACTCGGATGATTACTCCAGCGAGTCCAGCATTCCTGTCAGCGACGACATCTCGCTGACCGCCACACTTGACATCGTGCGGGCCATTTCCAATGGTCGGATGCCACAGCGCGCAACCATGCTGCTCGGCTATGCCGGTTGGGCGCCAGGGCAACTCGAAAACGAAATCGCCAATAATGGTTGGCTGAATTGCCCCGCCTCGGAAGAATTGATCTTCGACCGGTCTCTGGATGACAAGTATGAGCGCGCCCTTGCTTTGATGGGCGTTGATCCGCGCATGCTTTCGGCCGAGGCAGGGCATGCCTGA
- a CDS encoding CsbD family protein: protein MGSTSDKIAGKANEVAGKVKQSVGSATGNDRVRAEGAVQETKGKVQVAAGKAKDAVKDTVDRM from the coding sequence ATGGGTAGCACATCCGACAAGATCGCTGGTAAGGCAAATGAAGTTGCTGGCAAGGTAAAGCAGAGCGTCGGTTCTGCCACTGGCAACGACCGTGTGCGCGCTGAAGGTGCTGTACAGGAAACCAAGGGCAAGGTCCAGGTCGCTGCTGGCAAGGCCAAGGATGCCGTTAAAGACACCGTCGACAGAATGTAA
- a CDS encoding zinc-binding metallopeptidase family protein produces MQLFSCAACGQPVHFDNRSCVRCGHRLAFVPETLSMEALDPAGDPLWTLVSRPDHQVRFCANEVNDICNWAVPSDSETPFCPACNHNRLVPDASTQEGIEQWRRLSQAQRHLFYSMLRLNLPHPNRDADPRGGLVFDFLVDEIAPDGSVIPAMTGHDEGLIAIRAAEADDVTREQVRANMNEPYRTMLGHFRHEVGHFIWNKLVRDAGRLEAFRAAFGDEREDYGEALKRNYEEGPKPGWQEIYISSYASVHPWEDFAECFAHYLHIVDTLETAHAFGIAIEPEGHEEMATEVAFDPYRARSAQRLVNAWVPLSVALNSMQRSMGEADLYPFVLVPAVVEKLQFVHDLLHGKIPANSDFGGQGPVTDYQASQPQAEQQSGAFENLKALA; encoded by the coding sequence ATGCAACTTTTCTCGTGCGCTGCCTGCGGACAGCCCGTTCACTTCGATAACCGCTCCTGTGTTCGATGCGGTCATCGTCTTGCCTTCGTACCGGAGACGCTTTCAATGGAAGCGTTGGATCCAGCAGGCGACCCCCTATGGACGCTGGTATCGAGGCCTGATCATCAGGTTCGCTTCTGCGCCAATGAAGTCAACGACATCTGCAACTGGGCAGTGCCATCTGACAGCGAAACGCCGTTCTGCCCCGCCTGCAACCATAACCGTCTTGTGCCGGATGCCTCCACCCAGGAAGGCATTGAACAATGGCGGCGTCTTAGCCAGGCCCAGCGGCATCTCTTCTACTCCATGCTGCGCTTGAATCTGCCCCATCCGAACCGCGATGCCGATCCGCGGGGCGGCTTGGTGTTCGACTTCCTGGTGGATGAGATCGCTCCCGACGGATCCGTGATCCCTGCCATGACGGGCCATGATGAGGGCCTCATCGCCATTCGCGCGGCTGAAGCGGATGATGTGACGCGTGAGCAGGTCCGCGCCAATATGAACGAGCCCTACCGGACCATGCTTGGTCATTTCCGCCACGAGGTCGGTCACTTCATCTGGAACAAGCTGGTCCGCGACGCTGGCCGCCTTGAGGCTTTCCGCGCCGCATTCGGCGACGAGCGCGAGGATTATGGCGAGGCGCTGAAACGCAATTACGAAGAAGGACCGAAGCCCGGCTGGCAGGAGATCTACATCAGCTCCTACGCCTCGGTTCATCCTTGGGAGGACTTCGCCGAGTGCTTTGCCCACTATCTCCACATCGTCGACACGCTTGAAACGGCCCATGCTTTTGGCATTGCCATCGAGCCGGAAGGTCATGAGGAAATGGCAACGGAAGTGGCGTTCGATCCCTATCGTGCAAGAAGCGCGCAGCGACTGGTCAATGCATGGGTGCCGCTCAGCGTTGCGCTGAACTCCATGCAGCGTAGTATGGGTGAGGCAGATCTCTACCCCTTCGTTCTGGTGCCGGCTGTCGTCGAGAAGCTACAATTCGTCCATGACTTGCTACATGGAAAAATCCCGGCGAATTCCGACTTCGGCGGACAAGGACCAGTCACAGACTATCAGGCCTCTCAGCCGCAAGCCGAGCAGCAGTCAGGCGCGTTTGAAAACCTGAAAGCGCTCGCGTAG